The window AAGTCGGAGCCGGAGCCGCAAGGCCGCGGCGCCGGGGCGGACCCAGGAGTCCAGCCTCCGCGAGCATGGCGGTCGATGGCGCTGACGCGGTGAGGGCCGCCCATTGAGCTCCGATCGCCTCACCGGCGGAAGCCACAGCCCAGTGCCATGTCCTACCGACTTGGCGCCCGAAATATACAGTTGATCCATGAATGCTCGGTTGGCCCTGCTTGACAGTGTGGAACAGGGCGTCACGGAGGGCGAGGTGCTGCGGCTCGCGCTTCAGCACGCCGTCGCCGAGCTGGACGGCCTGGGCGGGACGGTGCACCTGCGTGGCCCCATGTCGGCGCTGCGCCTGGTGTCGGTGGCCGGACTGCCTCCTGCCCTCGTCCGGCCCTGGGAGATCATCGACCAGGAGGGCACCGCGGCGCCGGCGCGCGCCGTGCGCCAGGGGACCGGCGTGTGGGAGCTCCACGCCCCCTCAGGCACCGGCCCGCCCACGTCGGCCACCGGCTGGCCCGGCACGGGCCTGGCAGCCGTACCGGTGTTCGGCGCGGAGCGCCCGGTCGGCGCCCTCACCGTGGTGGCGGGCGCCTCGGGAGAGCCCACCAGGAAGCATTGGGATTTCCTCACAGCGGTGGCCGCCTGGGCGAAGGAGCGGATGATCCAGGCTCCGCCACCCGTGCGCCCTGCCCCGGAGGAGCCGAGCGGCAACTTCCTCCGGCAGGCGCTCAAGGCCGTCCAGGTAGGGACCTGGGACTGGAACATCCGCACCGGCGCACTGTCCTGGGACGACGCGGCCATGGCCATCTACGGCACCGAGCCCGCCGACTTCACACCCCAGGTCGAGAGCTGGATGAAGGTGGTCCACCCCGACGACGTGCCGTGGGCGCTCGCCGCCGTCGAGAAGGCCATTCGCAACCACGGTGTATTCCAAGCCGAATACCGGGTACGACGCCCCGACGGCAGTTACGGCTGGACCCAGGCGCGCGCGAGGGTGGTGCTCGACGACGCGGGCGAGCCCTACCGGATGATCGGGACGGCATGGGACAGCAACGAGTCCCGGTCCGCCCGTGACGCGCTCAGCCACGCCTTGCGCCATATGAGCGACGGCTTCCTTTCGGCGGACGACGACTGGCGGATCACCTTCGTCAACCTGGAGGCGGAAGGCATGCTGGGCTCCTCCGAGGAGGAGCTGTTCGGCCGCGTGCTGTGGACACTGCCCGCCATGCAGCAGGTCGCCGACATGGAGGCCCGGTGTCGCCGGGCAGCCGCCACGGCCACCCCCGCGGGCTTCGACGTGCAGATGCCGGATACAGGACGCTGCTACCACCTGCGGTTGGTCCCGGTGCCCGACGGTGTCACGCTGTACTTCACCGACGTCACCGAGATGCGCAGACACGAGGCCGAGCGGATCGCCTCCGAGGCGGCCTCCGCCGAGCGCGCCTCCCGCATCACTGAGCTGACCGCAGCGCTCGCCGCAGCGACCACCTCACGGGACGTGGTGGACGCGGTGGCCCAGCGGGTACTGCCGCCGTTCCGCGCCACCGGGCTGCTCGTACAGGCCGTCGAGGGCAACCGGGTCCGCAACGTCGGAGCCGTCGGCTACCCCCGCGCATTCCTCGAGCGCGTCGACGGCCGTTCAAGAGTCGCGAAAGACCCCGTCTGGGACGCGATCTCCACTCAGGGGCCGCTGTTCGTCTCCTCGCCCCAGGAGTACGCGGCGCGTTATCCCTGTATGGCCGACCACCCGCAGGACATCGGCAAGAAGTCCTGGGCGTTCCTGCCGCTGGCCGCCTCCGGGCACACCTTCGGTGTCTGCGTGATCGTGTTCGACGAGCCGCGCCACCTGGCCGACGAAGAGCGCACCCTGCTGACCGCCATCAGCGCCCTGGTCGCGCAGGCCCTGGAACGCGCACGGCTCTACGACGCCGAGCACACCCGGTCCCGGGAGCTGCAGCGCGCACTGCTCCCCCGGACACTGCCCGACCTCCCGGCGTGCACCACCGCCGCCCGCTACCTGCCCGCCGGGCACGGCATGGACGTCGGCGGTGACTGGTACGACGTCGTGCCGCTCTCCGCCGGACGGGTCGCGCTCGTCATCGGCGACGTGATGGGCCACGGCCTCTCCGAGGCTGCCACGATGGGACGGCTGCGCACTGCCGTTCACACCCTCGCCGACCTCGAACTGCCACCCGACGAGATCATGAGCCACCTCAACGACATCGTCAGCGGCCTCGGCGAGGACTCGTACGCCACGTGCCTGTACGCGCTGTACGACTCCACCACCAGGACGTGCTCCATCACCCGCGCCGGACACCCACCACCGGCCGTGGTCCACCCCGACGGCACCGTGCACTTCCCGCATCCGGTCCCGGATCCGCCTCTGGGGGTGGCAGAGCCGCCGTTCGAGACGGTGGAGCTGACGATGCCCCCGGGAAGCCTTCTCGTGCTGTACACCGACGGCCTCATCGAATCGTCCGAGCGCGAGATCGACCAGGGCATGACCGAGCTGACGCAGCTCCTGCGCACCAGGGAGAGCGAAGACCTGGACCGGCTCTGCGAAGACCTCATCGCCGGCCTGCTCCCCGCCGGACAGCACACCAGCGACGACGCCGCCCTCCTGGTCGCCCGTGTGCACGCGCTCAGCTCGGACCGGATGGCCTCCTGGCCACTCCCGGAGGACCCTCAGGCGGCGGGCCTGGCCCGCAGGCACGTCCGGGAGCAGCTGTCCGCGTGGGGGCTGGACGACATGGTGACGACCACGGAACTGCTCGTCAGCGAGTTGGTCGGGAACGTCGTACGACATGGGAGGGGACCGCTGCAACTGCGGCTGCTGCTCGACGCCGACCTGGTCTGCGAGGTCTCCGACGGCAGTCTGACCATGCCCAGGGTCCGCCACGCGTCCGAGACCGACGAGGGCGGCCGGGGACTGCAGCTGGTCGCCGCGCTCTCCCAGCGGTGGGGCACTCGCTACACCACTGCCGGCAAGTGCATCTGGACCGCGCAGACGATGCACACATCCGGCATCCCGGCTCCGCTCCTGCCGGAATCCGGCTCGCACATCGCCGCGCCCCCCGAATGACCGCTCGACTCCGAGCACGCCCGATCGGTGCTCAGCCCAGGGCACGGTCGAGGTTGAATGCGGCGCTGATGAGGGAAAGGTGGGTGAAGGCCTGCGGGAAGTTGCCGAGTTGTTCCCCCGTCGGTCCGATCTCCTCCGCGTACAGGCCGAGATGGTTGGAGTAGGTGAGCATCTTTTCGAAGGCCAGGCGGGCATCTTCCAGGCGGCCGGCTCGGGTGAGGGCTTCGATGTACCAGAACGAGCAGATCGAAAAAGTGCCCTCCGTGCCCAGGATGCCATCCGGGCTGGCTCCCACGTCGTAGCGGTGGACAAGCGAGTCGGTGACCAGGTTCGCGCCAAGAGCGTCCAGTGTCGAGAGCCACTTCGGGTCGACGGGGGAGACGAACTTGACCAAGGGCATCATCAGCACGGAGGCATCAAGGACGTCGCCGTCCAGTTGCTGGACGAAGGCGCCGACCTCGGCCGACCAGCCGCGGCTCATGATCTGCCGGTAGATGGCGTCACGGCTCCGCCCCCAGCGGACGAGGTCGGCAGGCAGGCCCCGCCGGGTCGCCATGCGCATGGCCCGCTCGATCGCGACCCAGCACATCAGGCGCGAGTACAAGAAGTCCCGTCGTCCCCCGCGGGTCTCCCAGACGCCTTCGTCCGGCTGGTCCCAGTGGTCGCAGACCCAGTCCACCACGGTGCCGACCTCGTCCCAGTGGTTGCTGCTGATGGGTTGGCCCCACTTGTCGTACAGGTAGATGGAGTCGATGAGCGCTCCGTAGATGTCGAGCTGGAGCTGGGCCGCGGCACCATTTCCCACCCGCACCGGAGACGACCCCATGTACCCCTCGAAATGCGGTAGTTCGCGCTCGGGCAGCTCACGACGTCCGTCGATGCCGTACATGACCTGCAGCGGCCCGGTGCCCTCGTCCTCGCACTTGATGCAGGAGGACAGGAAGCCCATGAACGCTTCGGCCTCCGATGTGAAGCCCAGCCTGAGCATGGCGTAGATGCAGAAGGCGGCGTCCCTGACCCACGTGTAGCGGTAGTCCCAGTTGCGCTCGCATCCGATCTCCTCGGGCAGGCTCGTCGTCGGCGCAGCCACGATCGCGCCGGTCGGCGCGTAGACGAGCAGCTTCAGCGTCAGCGCGGAGCGGTGCACCATCTCCCGCCACCGTCCGTGGTAGCGCGATGCACTCAGCCACTGCCGCCAGTAGCGGACCGTGGCCTGGAACTCGTCCTCGGCCTCACACCTGGCACACCCTCGCGGAGCGATCTCTTCCCCCACCCGGTCGAGGGCGAAGACCGCGGACTCGCCTTCCAGCAACTTGAAGTGTGACCAGGCATCCGTGCCGTCGCATTCGAGCGGGACAGTGGCCGTCAGAGCCAGGGACAGGTTCTCGGACACGAAGAGCGCACTGTCGCCCTGCAGGCGCGCGCTGTGCGGTTCGGTCCCGTAACCGAAGCGGGGAGCCACCCGCGCGGTGAACGGAAGCGAGCCCCGGACGCAGAGCAGACGTCTGATCAGCCGGTGCCGGTGGGTCTCGCCCGATTCGTCACCGATAGGCATGAAGTCCTGGATCTCGCCCACCCCGTCCGCGGCGAAGAATCGCGTGATCAGCACATTGGTGTCGGGAAAATAGAACTGGCGGGTCCGCGCAGGTACGTCGGCGGCCAGCTCGAACGATCCACCCCGGTCCGCGTCCAGGATGGAGCCGAACACGCTGGGCGCGTCGAATTGCGGGCAGCAGTACCAGTCGATCGTGCCGTCGGTGCCCACGAGCGCGACGGTACGAAGGTCGCCAATCAGGCCGTGTTCGGCGATCGGCAGATAGCGTCCGGAGCCCGCTCCCTGCCCGTATCCACCGAATCCGGCATTCTCGAACGCCATGCCAGGCCTCCCTGCCACCGCGGCGCCACCGCCGTGAAACCGAAAATAATCCTGATAAGAGTCTAAATCGCCACATAATGAAACTCGGGTCTGCCCCCTGAGCTGCATCACCCCCACCGTGTGCCGTGCCGCGTGCGTTCATGCGACAGGCGGCGTGGGCAGCCGCAGGTGGGCCAGATCGTCGGGCGGTGGGCTGTCGGGCCGGTGGAAGAGCGGGGTCTGGTCGATGGCGGCCGCTGGGGCGTCGGCCAGCTGGAAGCGTTCGCGCAGCCGGTGGTAGAACTCCAGAGGTGCCAGACGGGCCAGACGCAGCCGGTACGGTGCCCGGTAGACCGCAACCCAGTCCCCGGGGTCCAGCACCCCGCGCGTCTGCCCGTCGATACTCACGGCCACCCGGCCGGAATGCGGCAGCACGCGTACCGCGACCGCCTCGTCGGCGGCGGCTATCACGGTACGGCCGAAGGCCATGTGCGGAGCGACCGGGGTGAAGACGATGGCGTCGGCGGAAGGGTCCAGTACCGGCCCTCCCGCGGCAAAGTTGTAGGCGGTCGAGCCGGTGGGCGTTGCCATGATCACCGCGTCGGCCGAGTAGGAGGCGAGCAGCTGCCCGGCCAGGTACACGGCCACGCTCGCCTGCCGGTCCCGGGCGAGCTTTTCCAGGACCACGTCATTCACGGCGGTGACGTCCAGGGCGACACCCCAGCCGACCGGCTGCGGCCCAGCGGGACGCAGCGTCGGCGCCGGCAGCGCGGGGCCGCGCCCGTAACACAGCACCGTGTCCAGGCCGACGGGCGTCTGAAGCGGGCGCGACGCGCGCAGCGTGAGCACCATCCGCTCCTCGATCACCGCCTGATCCCGATGGAGAACGTCCAGAGCCTCCTCCACCTGGTCAGTGGTGATCTCGGTCAGGAAGCCGACCCGACCCACGTTCACGCCCAGCACCGACGCCCCGTCCTTGGCGGCGATCCGTGCCCCACGCAGAAACGTGCCGTCACCACCGAACGTGATGATCGCCCCGGGGTGACCCGCCGCCTCGGCCTCTGCCTGGCCGCCGTGCCGCGGTTCCCCCTGCCGCCACACGTCGATATCGGTGCAGGCGATGCCGCGAGCGGCACACCACAAGCGGGCAGTCCGCGCCGCCGCGACGGCGGCGGGCCTGCCTTGGTGGACAACCAGACCCAGCCGATTGAGAGGCATCACCTCTCACCGTAGACGGCCCCGGCCCGCCCCGCAGATCGCACCAGATCGTCCCGGCAGACGGGTCCGGCGGACCTAGCGCGTCAGTCCTGCGCGCGCACGGGCTGTGCGCACTGCGGCGGACAATGCGTCGATGTCGTAGGCGCCGCGGTGCAGCAGGCCGTTGATGAAGAAGGTGGGGGTTCCGGACACCCCGCTCAGATCGGCCGACTCCATGTGCTCGGCGACCCGGCCGGCCCCCGCGTGGGTGCGCAGACTGCGATGGAAGCGCTTGGCGTCCAGGCCCAGTTCCTCCGCGTAGCGCTTCAGGTCGGACGCCTGGAGCGCCCCTTGGTGCTCCAGGAGACGGTCGTGCATCTGCCAGAAAGCCCCCTGCTCCGCCGCGGCCTCCGCCGCCTCGGCGGCGAGTTGCGCGCTGGGATGCACGTCGGTGAGCGGCAGATGCCGCCACACGTAGCGCAGATCACCGAAGTCGGCGAGAAGGTCGCGGACCACGGATTCGGCCTGCCCGCAGTAGGGGCATTCGAAATCGGCGTACTCGACCAGGGTCACCGGGGCGTTCACCGGGCCCCGGACGTGGTCACGAGCGGGGTCGACCGGGACCGCGAGATCGATCACCCTGTCGGCGGTGCCGAGCAGCACCCGTGCACGCCTGTGCGGCGACAGGAGCCTGATCGCCGTCGCCACGCCGCAGGTTGCGAGGAAGGAACAGATCACCGCGCTCAGGATGCCCATCTTCGCCTCTTCGAGCCGGTCTCCTTCGAAGGCGAGCGTGGAGATCAGCAGGGCAACGGTGAACCCGACCCCCGCGATCGTGCCACCCCCGGCCAGGGCGCCCCAACCGACCGGAGGTCTCAGCCGACCGCGGCTCAGCCGGGCGAGCAGCCAGGAAGCACCGGTGATACCCACCGGCTTGCCGACCAGGTAGCCGAGCAGGATGCCCAGAGTGACCGGGGACGTTGCCGCCCGCGACAGCAGTCCTGCATCGATGGTGATACCGGCATTGGCGAGGGCGAAGAGAGGCACGATCACATAACTCGTCCACGGGTGGTACATCTGTTGCAGCCGCTCGTTGAGCGACACCGCCGAGGCCAGTCCCTGGCGTGCCGAACGCTCCAGTTCGGGTGTGGGCTGTTCCCGGAACGAGATGAACAGATCGCTTGCACGTTCCAGGTCGCTGCGCGCGGCCGGGTAGGCATAGGTCAGCAGCCCCATGGCCAGGCCCACGACCACCGGATCGACACCGGACTTGAGCAGGGCGACCCAGGTCGCGACCCCCATCAGCAGGTAGGTCCATCCGTGGCGCACGCCCGCTGCCCTGACCAGCAGCATCAAGCCGAACAGAGCCGCGGCCGCCAGCAGGGCGGGCACGGTGATGTTCTCGCTGTAGACGAGGGCGATGACCACCAGGGCCAGCAAGTCGTCGACCACGGTCACCGTGAGGATGAACGTGCGCAGCGCGTCGGGGAACCGTCGTCCCAGGATCGCCAGCATGCCCAGGGCGAATGCGGTGTCCGTGGACATGGCCGCACCCCATCCATGGGCCGAAGCTCCGCCCGCGTTGAACGCGAGGTAGACACCGACGGGGACGAGCATGCCAGCGAGCCCCGCGGCCAGCGGCAGCATGACCCGCTGCCGCTCCCGTAGCTCGCCCGTGTCGAACTCCCGGCGCGCCTCCAGCCCGATGACGAAGAAGAAGAACGTCATCAGGCCGCTGTTCACCCACTCGCGCAGGTCCAGCGAC is drawn from Streptomyces sp. NBC_01717 and contains these coding sequences:
- the nhaA gene encoding Na+/H+ antiporter NhaA, which translates into the protein MTHAPSSPPPFQEQTTRDPGTRTPLRAFLATESGSAAVLLAATVAALAWANAAPVGYASFWETHLSVTLGSAGVSLDLREWVNSGLMTFFFFVIGLEARREFDTGELRERQRVMLPLAAGLAGMLVPVGVYLAFNAGGASAHGWGAAMSTDTAFALGMLAILGRRFPDALRTFILTVTVVDDLLALVVIALVYSENITVPALLAAAALFGLMLLVRAAGVRHGWTYLLMGVATWVALLKSGVDPVVVGLAMGLLTYAYPAARSDLERASDLFISFREQPTPELERSARQGLASAVSLNERLQQMYHPWTSYVIVPLFALANAGITIDAGLLSRAATSPVTLGILLGYLVGKPVGITGASWLLARLSRGRLRPPVGWGALAGGGTIAGVGFTVALLISTLAFEGDRLEEAKMGILSAVICSFLATCGVATAIRLLSPHRRARVLLGTADRVIDLAVPVDPARDHVRGPVNAPVTLVEYADFECPYCGQAESVVRDLLADFGDLRYVWRHLPLTDVHPSAQLAAEAAEAAAEQGAFWQMHDRLLEHQGALQASDLKRYAEELGLDAKRFHRSLRTHAGAGRVAEHMESADLSGVSGTPTFFINGLLHRGAYDIDALSAAVRTARARAGLTR
- a CDS encoding NAD(+)/NADH kinase; the encoded protein is MPLNRLGLVVHQGRPAAVAAARTARLWCAARGIACTDIDVWRQGEPRHGGQAEAEAAGHPGAIITFGGDGTFLRGARIAAKDGASVLGVNVGRVGFLTEITTDQVEEALDVLHRDQAVIEERMVLTLRASRPLQTPVGLDTVLCYGRGPALPAPTLRPAGPQPVGWGVALDVTAVNDVVLEKLARDRQASVAVYLAGQLLASYSADAVIMATPTGSTAYNFAAGGPVLDPSADAIVFTPVAPHMAFGRTVIAAADEAVAVRVLPHSGRVAVSIDGQTRGVLDPGDWVAVYRAPYRLRLARLAPLEFYHRLRERFQLADAPAAAIDQTPLFHRPDSPPPDDLAHLRLPTPPVA
- a CDS encoding SpoIIE family protein phosphatase, translating into MNARLALLDSVEQGVTEGEVLRLALQHAVAELDGLGGTVHLRGPMSALRLVSVAGLPPALVRPWEIIDQEGTAAPARAVRQGTGVWELHAPSGTGPPTSATGWPGTGLAAVPVFGAERPVGALTVVAGASGEPTRKHWDFLTAVAAWAKERMIQAPPPVRPAPEEPSGNFLRQALKAVQVGTWDWNIRTGALSWDDAAMAIYGTEPADFTPQVESWMKVVHPDDVPWALAAVEKAIRNHGVFQAEYRVRRPDGSYGWTQARARVVLDDAGEPYRMIGTAWDSNESRSARDALSHALRHMSDGFLSADDDWRITFVNLEAEGMLGSSEEELFGRVLWTLPAMQQVADMEARCRRAAATATPAGFDVQMPDTGRCYHLRLVPVPDGVTLYFTDVTEMRRHEAERIASEAASAERASRITELTAALAAATTSRDVVDAVAQRVLPPFRATGLLVQAVEGNRVRNVGAVGYPRAFLERVDGRSRVAKDPVWDAISTQGPLFVSSPQEYAARYPCMADHPQDIGKKSWAFLPLAASGHTFGVCVIVFDEPRHLADEERTLLTAISALVAQALERARLYDAEHTRSRELQRALLPRTLPDLPACTTAARYLPAGHGMDVGGDWYDVVPLSAGRVALVIGDVMGHGLSEAATMGRLRTAVHTLADLELPPDEIMSHLNDIVSGLGEDSYATCLYALYDSTTRTCSITRAGHPPPAVVHPDGTVHFPHPVPDPPLGVAEPPFETVELTMPPGSLLVLYTDGLIESSEREIDQGMTELTQLLRTRESEDLDRLCEDLIAGLLPAGQHTSDDAALLVARVHALSSDRMASWPLPEDPQAAGLARRHVREQLSAWGLDDMVTTTELLVSELVGNVVRHGRGPLQLRLLLDADLVCEVSDGSLTMPRVRHASETDEGGRGLQLVAALSQRWGTRYTTAGKCIWTAQTMHTSGIPAPLLPESGSHIAAPPE
- a CDS encoding glycoside hydrolase family 15 protein; translation: MAFENAGFGGYGQGAGSGRYLPIAEHGLIGDLRTVALVGTDGTIDWYCCPQFDAPSVFGSILDADRGGSFELAADVPARTRQFYFPDTNVLITRFFAADGVGEIQDFMPIGDESGETHRHRLIRRLLCVRGSLPFTARVAPRFGYGTEPHSARLQGDSALFVSENLSLALTATVPLECDGTDAWSHFKLLEGESAVFALDRVGEEIAPRGCARCEAEDEFQATVRYWRQWLSASRYHGRWREMVHRSALTLKLLVYAPTGAIVAAPTTSLPEEIGCERNWDYRYTWVRDAAFCIYAMLRLGFTSEAEAFMGFLSSCIKCEDEGTGPLQVMYGIDGRRELPERELPHFEGYMGSSPVRVGNGAAAQLQLDIYGALIDSIYLYDKWGQPISSNHWDEVGTVVDWVCDHWDQPDEGVWETRGGRRDFLYSRLMCWVAIERAMRMATRRGLPADLVRWGRSRDAIYRQIMSRGWSAEVGAFVQQLDGDVLDASVLMMPLVKFVSPVDPKWLSTLDALGANLVTDSLVHRYDVGASPDGILGTEGTFSICSFWYIEALTRAGRLEDARLAFEKMLTYSNHLGLYAEEIGPTGEQLGNFPQAFTHLSLISAAFNLDRALG